A genome region from Cucurbita pepo subsp. pepo cultivar mu-cu-16 chromosome LG02, ASM280686v2, whole genome shotgun sequence includes the following:
- the LOC111788540 gene encoding probable rhamnogalacturonate lyase B isoform X2 — protein sequence MSSRGVRLQIRDHHVVVDNGILQLTLSKPDGIITGIRYNGVDNLLEVLNPESNRGYWDIVWNSPGSQGIFDVIKGSSFRVIVENEEQVELSFTRIWDPSLEGKVVPLNIDKRFIVLRGSSGFYSYAIYEHLKDWPDFDIGETRITFKLRKDKFQYMAVADNRQRLMPLPDDRLSGRCQTLGFPEAVLLTHPKNPEHKDEVDDKYQYSCENKDLKVHGWISTNPPIGFWQITPSDEFRSGGPHKQSLTSHVGPTTLAIFLSTHYAGQDLVPKFRNGEPWKKVFGPVFLYLNSTKAGDDPFWLWEDAKIQMMTEVQSWPYSFPASDDFPKLDQRGTISGRLLVFDRYMNRDYLPAGGAFVGLSAPGEVGSWQRECKGYQFWTRADDRGYFIINHVHIGQYNLYAWVPGFIGDYRCDALINISQGSSIELGDLVYEPPRDGPTLWEIGIPDRSASEFYVPDPNPLHINKLFVNHPERFRQYGLWERYAELYPDEDLVYTVGTSDYRKDWFFAQVPRKTNNNSHQGTTWKIAFKLDQVDRKSRYMLRVAIASATLAELQRGHSRLTPC from the exons ATGTCTTCCCGAGGAGTGCGATTGCAGATACGAGATCATCAT GTAGTAGTAGACAATGGAATACTGCAACTAACTTTATCAAAACCAGATGGAATTATCACTGGCATACGTTATAATGGTGTTGACAATCTGCTTGAAGTTCTCAACCCTGAATCTAACAGAGG GTATTGGGATATTGTTTGGAATTCTCCAGGAAGCCAGGGGATATTTGACGT GATTAAGGGATCAAGTTTTAGGGTTATAGTGGAAAATGAGGAACAGGTTGAGCTTTCTTTTACAAGGATATGGGATCCGTCCCTCGAGGGCAAGGTTGTTCCTCTGAATATCGACAAGAG GTTCATAGTTCTACGTGGTTCCTCTGGATTCTACTCTTATGCTATTTATGAGCACTTGAAGGATTGGCCTGATTTTGATATTGGTGAAACTAGGATCACTTTTAAACTCAGAAAAGATAA GTTTCAGTACATGGCTGTAGCTGACAACAGGCAGAGATTGATGCCCCTGCCCGATGATCGGTTATCTGGAAGATGCCagactttgggcttccctgaAGCTGTCTTGCTTACCCATCCCAAGAACCCCGAACACAAGGATGAG GTGGATGACAAATACCAATACTCATGTGAAAACAAAGACTTAAAGGTCCATGGATGGATAAGCACCAACCCGCCCATCGGGTTCTGGCAAATTACACCGAGTGATGAATTTCGATCAGGCGGGCCACATAAGCAGAGTTTAACATCCCATGTGGGACCTACAACTCTTGCT ATATTTCTTAGTACTCATTATGCGGGACAAGATTTGGTgccaaaatttagaaatggCGAGCCATGGAAGAAAGTTTTTGGGcctgtttttctttatcttaaCTCCACTAAAGCTGGAGATGATCCCTTTTGGTTATGGGAGGATGCTAAAATACAG ATGATGACAGAAGTCCAAAGTTGGCCATACAGTTTCCCCGCCTCCGACGATTTCCCGAAACTGGATCAACGGGGTACCATTAGCGGTAGGCTTCTGGTTTTCGACAG gTATATGAACCGAGACTATCTTCCAGCCGGTGGAGCGTTCGTCGGATTGTCTGCACCAGGAGAAGTAGGGTCATGGCAGAGAGAATGCAAG GGATATCAATTCTGGACTAGAGCGGATGATCGTGGCTATTTTATCATCAATCACGTTCACATTGGCCAATATAATCTATATGCATGGGTCCCTGGCTTCATTGGTGATTACCGTTGCGATGCCTTAATCAACATAAGCCAAG GATCTAGCATTGAACTTGGCGATCTTGTTTACGAACCTCCAAGAGATGGACCGACACTATGGGAGATAGGCATTCCCGATCGCTCCGCGTCGGAGTTCTACGTTCCTGATCCTAATCCATTGCATATTAATAAGCTCTTTGTAAATCATCCTGAAAG GTTTCGACAGTACGGGTTGTGGGAGAGGTACGCTGAATTATACCCGGACGAGGATTTAGTATACACTGTTGGCACAAGTGATTATAGAAAAGATTGGTTCTTTGCTCAGGTCCCAAG GAAGACGAACAATAATTCACATCAAGGAACTACCTGGAAAATCGCATTCAAACTCGATCAAGTAGATCGCAAGAGTAGGTATATGCTACGAGTTGCAATCGCATCTGCAACTCTTGCTGAATTGCAG CGTGGGCATAGCAGGCTTACACCTTGTTGA
- the LOC111788541 gene encoding XIAP-associated factor 1-like produces MAVASEATTSLCSHCGRDIPSTNIDLHSVHCERNLEKCKICGDMVPKRHAEEHFLNTHASVSCSLCSETMERDILAIHKGENCPQRIVTCEFCEFPLPAIDLAEHQEVCGNRTELCHLCRRYIRLRERYSHENNCENVAAADNIAESSRDVGSAPPEREEARGRGARRRQPQEFSTRRLIFTIAITGIAVLLGSLFFQKKGENNVVH; encoded by the exons ATGGCAGTTGCATCCGAAGCGACCACAAGCTTATGCAGTCACTG CGGCCGAGACATTCCGTCGACAAATATCGATCTGCATTCTGTTCATTGCGAGCGGAACCTAGAGAAATGTAAAATATGCGGCGATATGGTTCCTAAAAGACATGCGGAGGAACATTTCCTGAACACCCATGCTTCT GTTTCCTGTTCGCTGTGTAGCGAGACCATGGAACGGGACATTTTAGCCATTCATAAAGGTGAAAATTGCCCTCAAAGGATTGTTACTTGCGAGTTTTGTGAGTTCCCATTGCCAGCAATAGATTTGGCCGAGCATCAA GAGGTTTGTGGTAACCGGACCGAGCTTTGTCATCTGTGTCGCCGATATATAAGACTGCGAGAAAGATATAGTCATGAGAATAATTGCGAGAATGTTGCAGCAGCAGATAATATAGCAGAGTCTTCCAG GGATGTGGGGTCAGCACCACCAGAAAGAGAAGAAGCTAGAGGTCGAGGCGCTCGAAGAAGACAGCCGCAGGAGTTTTCTACCCGACGCCTTATATTCACTATTGCAATAACAGGTATTGCCGTTCTATTAGGATCCTTATTTTTCCAGAAAAAGGGCGAGAACAATGTGGTACACTGA
- the LOC111788758 gene encoding MADS-box transcription factor 23-like isoform X2 encodes MGRGKIVIRRIDNSTSRQVTFSKRRSGLLKKAKELAILCDADVGVIIFSSTSKLYEYSSTSMKTLIERYHKTKEEHHQLGVSTSEVKYWQREAAMLRQQLQSLQENHRQMMGEELTGLSVKDLQNLENQLEISLRGVRMKKDQILMDEIQELNRKGNLIHQGNMELYKKSPSKENFHHPRSMEQRMPRGQAVLQMAWVWERMQLYLSAFNSANHNNKTLRHQKKQQNWADYNYASKKRPYTNQEDVTHFGSRKRCEVANYLSINEFR; translated from the exons ATGGGGAGAGGCAAGATTGTAATTAGGAGGATCGATAATTCGACGAGCAGACAGGTGACTTTCTCGAAGCGAAGGAGTGGACTGCTGAAGAAGGCGAAAGAACTGGCGATCCTTTGTGACGCCGATGTTGGAGTCATCATCTTCTCCAGCACCAGCAAGCTTTATGAATACTCCAGCACCAG CATGAAAACACTAATAGAACGATATCACAAGACAAAAGAGGAGCACCATCAGCTTGGGGTCTCGACTTCAGAAGTCAAG TACTGGCAAAGGGAAGCAGCAATGTTACGGCAACAACTGCAGAGCTTACAAGAAAATCATCG GCAGATGATGGGTGAAGAGCTGACTGGTCTGAGTGTCAAAGATCTACAGAATCTAGAAAACCAACTGGAGATAAGTCTCCGTGGTGTCCGTATGAAGAAG GATCAAATCTTAATGGATGAGATACAAGAACTAAACAGAAAG GGAAACCTAATTCACCAAGGCAATATGGAACTTTATAAGAAG TCaccatcaaaagaaaattttcaccaTCCTAGGTCTATGGAACAAAGGATGCCAAGGGGGCAAGCAGTCTTACAAATGGCCTGGGTGTGGGAGAGGATGCAGTTATACCTATCAGCCTTCAACTCAGCCAACCACAACAACAAAACCTTGAGGCACCAGAAAAAGCAACAAAACTGGG CAGACTACAACTACGCTAGCAAAAAGAGACCTTACACCAACCAGGAAGATGTTACTCATTTTGGATCAAGAAAACGGTGTGAGGTTGCAAATTATCTTTCAATCAACGAATTCCGGTAG
- the LOC111788758 gene encoding MADS-box transcription factor 23-like isoform X3 yields the protein MGRGKIVIRRIDNSTSRQVTFSKRRSGLLKKAKELAILCDADVGVIIFSSTSKLYEYSSTSMKTLIERYHKTKEEHHQLGVSTSEVKYWQREAAMLRQQLQSLQENHRQMMGEELTGLSVKDLQNLENQLEISLRGVRMKKDQILMDEIQELNRKGNLIHQGNMELYKKVNLIRQENLELYQKVYGTKDAKGASSLTNGLGVGEDAVIPISLQLSQPQQQNLEAPEKATKLGRLQLR from the exons ATGGGGAGAGGCAAGATTGTAATTAGGAGGATCGATAATTCGACGAGCAGACAGGTGACTTTCTCGAAGCGAAGGAGTGGACTGCTGAAGAAGGCGAAAGAACTGGCGATCCTTTGTGACGCCGATGTTGGAGTCATCATCTTCTCCAGCACCAGCAAGCTTTATGAATACTCCAGCACCAG CATGAAAACACTAATAGAACGATATCACAAGACAAAAGAGGAGCACCATCAGCTTGGGGTCTCGACTTCAGAAGTCAAG TACTGGCAAAGGGAAGCAGCAATGTTACGGCAACAACTGCAGAGCTTACAAGAAAATCATCG GCAGATGATGGGTGAAGAGCTGACTGGTCTGAGTGTCAAAGATCTACAGAATCTAGAAAACCAACTGGAGATAAGTCTCCGTGGTGTCCGTATGAAGAAG GATCAAATCTTAATGGATGAGATACAAGAACTAAACAGAAAG GGAAACCTAATTCACCAAGGCAATATGGAACTTTATAAGAAGGTAAACCTAATTCGTCAAGAAAATCTGGAATTATACCAAAAG GTCTATGGAACAAAGGATGCCAAGGGGGCAAGCAGTCTTACAAATGGCCTGGGTGTGGGAGAGGATGCAGTTATACCTATCAGCCTTCAACTCAGCCAACCACAACAACAAAACCTTGAGGCACCAGAAAAAGCAACAAAACTGGG CAGACTACAACTACGCTAG
- the LOC111786491 gene encoding probable rhamnogalacturonate lyase B: protein MKKSAFSLSSLSDSLKIFWLFSSLFFYVYGPFIPTTTRDPVVSTTPDTDGHGPDAHGPDGHSPDGHSPNVSVSLLQLHIQEQYVVMENEIIAVTISNPMGFVTGIEYHGIENLLDVTNPEDDRGYWDVVWNTAGAKGTKGMFDRIEATDFKVIVQNDEQIELSFSRTYNSSSGDDVVPLNVDKRFVILRNSSGFYSYAIYEHLKEWPAFNIDNTRIAFKPRKDKFRYMVVADERQRFMPLPDDRKPPRGVALEYPEAVLLVVPIEPEFKGEVDDKYQYGCESKDSRVHGWISNDPPIGIWQITASEEYRSGGPLKQVLTSHVGPTSLTVFHSAHYAGAAMVIRFGSNEAWKKVYGPVFIHINSLPEKEDPLGLWQNAKQQMNAEVQSWPYNFPASKDFIKADQRGTVSGRFMIRERYVSNESIPASGAYVGLALPGELGSWQTESKGYQFWSRADENGHFTLENVLSGNYSLNGWVYNFISEYQYDAFITVTPGSDIDVGELVFEPPRDGPTLWEIGIPDRTAAEFYVPDPSPKFINKLFVNHSDKFRQYGLWERYAELYPKEDLVYTVDQSDYKKDWFFAQVNRKIDDNNTYVGTTWKIEFKIDSPDTHGTYKLRLALATAHAAELQVRVNDAQAVTPLFTTGVIGKDNTIARHGIHGLYRFYSVDIPGSELVAGNNTIFLTQTNDHGPFVGIMYDYIRLEGPLTS, encoded by the exons atgaaaaaaagtgCATTTTCCCTCTCAAGTTTGTCTGACTCCCTCAAAATATTTTggctcttttcttctcttttcttttacgtTTACGGGCCCTTCATCCCTACAACGACACGAGACCCCGTCGTCTCGACGACGCCCGACACGGATGGTCACGGCCCCGATGCACACGGCCCCGATGGACACAGCCCTGATGGACATAGCCCCAATGTTTCGGTGTCTCTGTTGCAACTCCACATCCAAGAACAATAT GTTGTGATGGAGAATGAAATAATTGCAGTGACGATATCGAATCCGATGGGATTTGTCACCGGAATAGAATACCATGGGATTGAAAACTTGCTTGATGTGACCAATCCTGAAGATGATAGAGG ATATTGGGACGTTGTTTGGAACACCGCAGGAGCGAAAGGAACCAAAGGCATGTTTGATCG AATTGAAGCAACAGATTTCAAGGTAATCGTACAAAATGACGAACAGATAGAACTCTCATTCAGCAGAACTTACAATTCATCCTCCGGAGACGACGTAGTTCCTTTGAATGTCGACAAAAG GTTCGTGATACTACGAAATTCATCAGGATTCTATTCGTACGCCATTTACGAACACTTGAAAGAATGGCCAGCGTTTAACATCGACAACACCAGAATCGCATTCAAGCCGCGAAAAGACAA GTTTCGGTACATGGTAGTAGCAGATGAGAGACAGAGATTCATGCCTTTACCAGACGATCGGAAGCCACCGCGAGGGGTAGCCCTAGAGTATCCAGAGGCCGTCCTCCTTGTGGTTCCTATAGAACCCGAGTTCAAGGGAGAG GTAGATGACAAGTACCAATACGGGTGCGAAAGCAAAGACAGTCGGGTTCACGGGTGGATATCCAACGACCCGCCCATTGGCATTTGGCAAATCACAGCCAGCGAGGAGTATCGCTCCGGTGGGCCCCTCAAACAAGTTCTCACCTCCCATGTGGGTCCCACCTCCCTTACA GTTTTCCATAGCGCTCATTACGCAGGAGCGGCTATGGTGATACGGTTTGGAAGTAACGAGGCATGGAAGAAGGTGTACGGCCCTGTCTTTATACATATCAATTCCTTGCCTGAAAAAGAAGATCCACTCGGACTTTGGCAAAATGCTAAACAACAG aTGAATGCTGAAGTTCAAAGCTGGCCTTACAATTTCCCTGCGTCTAAGGATTTTATCAAAGCAGACCAACGAGGCACCGTCAGCGGCAGATTCATGATCCGTGAGag ATATGTGAGTAATGAATCCATACCTGCAAGTGGTGCATATGTGGGGTTGGCACTTCCTGGGGAACTTGGCTCCTGGCAAACAGAAAGCAAG GGCTACCAATTCTGGAGCAGAGCAGATGAGAATGGACATTTCACTTTGGAAAATGTTCTCAGTGGAAATTATAGTCTTAATGGATGGGTCTATAATTTTATCAGCGAGTACCAATATGATGCTTTCATCACTGTAACCCCAG GCAGCGATATCGATGTGGGTGAACTTGTTTTCGAGCCCCCAAGAGATGGTCCTACATTATGGGAAATAGGCATTCCAGATCGTACTGCTGCAGAATTCTATGTACCAGATCCTAGTCCCAAGTttattaataaactttttgtCAATCATTCAGATAA GTTTAGGCAGTATGGATTATGGGAAAGATACGCAGAATTATATCCTAAGGAGGACCTAGTTTATACGGTTGACCAAAGTGACTACAAAAAAGATTGGTTCTTTGCACAAGTTAACAG GAAGATAGACGACAACAACACATATGTAGGAACTACTTGGAAAATTGAGTTCAAAATTGACAGTCCAGATACACATGGAACATATAAGCTGCGTCTTGCATTGGCCACTGCACATGCTGCAGAATTACAA GTTCGAGTGAATGATGCACAAGCAGTTACCCCGTTATTCACAACTGGAGTAATTGGAAAGGACAACACTATAGCTAGACATGGAATTCACGGCCTGTACCGGTTTTACAGTGTCGATATTCCAGGCAGTGAGCTTGTGGCGGGCAACAATACGATTTTTCTTACACAAACAAATGACCACGGTCCTTTTGTTgggattatgtatgattatATTCGTTTAGAAGGACCCTTAACGTCCTAA
- the LOC111788540 gene encoding probable rhamnogalacturonate lyase B isoform X1, producing the protein MSSRGVRLQIRDHHVVVDNGILQLTLSKPDGIITGIRYNGVDNLLEVLNPESNRGYWDIVWNSPGSQGIFDVIKGSSFRVIVENEEQVELSFTRIWDPSLEGKVVPLNIDKRFIVLRGSSGFYSYAIYEHLKDWPDFDIGETRITFKLRKDKFQYMAVADNRQRLMPLPDDRLSGRCQTLGFPEAVLLTHPKNPEHKDEVDDKYQYSCENKDLKVHGWISTNPPIGFWQITPSDEFRSGGPHKQSLTSHVGPTTLAIFLSTHYAGQDLVPKFRNGEPWKKVFGPVFLYLNSTKAGDDPFWLWEDAKIQMMTEVQSWPYSFPASDDFPKLDQRGTISGRLLVFDRYMNRDYLPAGGAFVGLSAPGEVGSWQRECKGYQFWTRADDRGYFIINHVHIGQYNLYAWVPGFIGDYRCDALINISQGSSIELGDLVYEPPRDGPTLWEIGIPDRSASEFYVPDPNPLHINKLFVNHPERFRQYGLWERYAELYPDEDLVYTVGTSDYRKDWFFAQVPRKTNNNSHQGTTWKIAFKLDQVDRKSRYMLRVAIASATLAELQIRVNDLSSKRPLFTSGLIGRDNSIARHGIHGIYWLYSVGIAGLHLVEGDNAIFFTQPRCTSPFQGIMYDYIRLEAPSTN; encoded by the exons ATGTCTTCCCGAGGAGTGCGATTGCAGATACGAGATCATCAT GTAGTAGTAGACAATGGAATACTGCAACTAACTTTATCAAAACCAGATGGAATTATCACTGGCATACGTTATAATGGTGTTGACAATCTGCTTGAAGTTCTCAACCCTGAATCTAACAGAGG GTATTGGGATATTGTTTGGAATTCTCCAGGAAGCCAGGGGATATTTGACGT GATTAAGGGATCAAGTTTTAGGGTTATAGTGGAAAATGAGGAACAGGTTGAGCTTTCTTTTACAAGGATATGGGATCCGTCCCTCGAGGGCAAGGTTGTTCCTCTGAATATCGACAAGAG GTTCATAGTTCTACGTGGTTCCTCTGGATTCTACTCTTATGCTATTTATGAGCACTTGAAGGATTGGCCTGATTTTGATATTGGTGAAACTAGGATCACTTTTAAACTCAGAAAAGATAA GTTTCAGTACATGGCTGTAGCTGACAACAGGCAGAGATTGATGCCCCTGCCCGATGATCGGTTATCTGGAAGATGCCagactttgggcttccctgaAGCTGTCTTGCTTACCCATCCCAAGAACCCCGAACACAAGGATGAG GTGGATGACAAATACCAATACTCATGTGAAAACAAAGACTTAAAGGTCCATGGATGGATAAGCACCAACCCGCCCATCGGGTTCTGGCAAATTACACCGAGTGATGAATTTCGATCAGGCGGGCCACATAAGCAGAGTTTAACATCCCATGTGGGACCTACAACTCTTGCT ATATTTCTTAGTACTCATTATGCGGGACAAGATTTGGTgccaaaatttagaaatggCGAGCCATGGAAGAAAGTTTTTGGGcctgtttttctttatcttaaCTCCACTAAAGCTGGAGATGATCCCTTTTGGTTATGGGAGGATGCTAAAATACAG ATGATGACAGAAGTCCAAAGTTGGCCATACAGTTTCCCCGCCTCCGACGATTTCCCGAAACTGGATCAACGGGGTACCATTAGCGGTAGGCTTCTGGTTTTCGACAG gTATATGAACCGAGACTATCTTCCAGCCGGTGGAGCGTTCGTCGGATTGTCTGCACCAGGAGAAGTAGGGTCATGGCAGAGAGAATGCAAG GGATATCAATTCTGGACTAGAGCGGATGATCGTGGCTATTTTATCATCAATCACGTTCACATTGGCCAATATAATCTATATGCATGGGTCCCTGGCTTCATTGGTGATTACCGTTGCGATGCCTTAATCAACATAAGCCAAG GATCTAGCATTGAACTTGGCGATCTTGTTTACGAACCTCCAAGAGATGGACCGACACTATGGGAGATAGGCATTCCCGATCGCTCCGCGTCGGAGTTCTACGTTCCTGATCCTAATCCATTGCATATTAATAAGCTCTTTGTAAATCATCCTGAAAG GTTTCGACAGTACGGGTTGTGGGAGAGGTACGCTGAATTATACCCGGACGAGGATTTAGTATACACTGTTGGCACAAGTGATTATAGAAAAGATTGGTTCTTTGCTCAGGTCCCAAG GAAGACGAACAATAATTCACATCAAGGAACTACCTGGAAAATCGCATTCAAACTCGATCAAGTAGATCGCAAGAGTAGGTATATGCTACGAGTTGCAATCGCATCTGCAACTCTTGCTGAATTGCAG ATTCGGGTTAATGATCTGAGTTCAAAACGACCTTTGTTTACGAGCGGGTTGATAGGGAGAGACAACTCAATTGCAAGACATGGAATTCATGGAATTTATTGGCTTTACAGCGTGGGCATAGCAGGCTTACACCTTGTTGAAGGAGATAACGCAATCTTCTTTACTCAGCCACGCTGCACCAGCCCTTTCCAAGGTATCATGTATGATTATATCCGTCTGGAAGCTCCTTCAACAAACTGA
- the LOC111788758 gene encoding MADS-box transcription factor 23-like isoform X4 yields the protein MGRGKIVIRRIDNSTSRQVTFSKRRSGLLKKAKELAILCDADVGVIIFSSTSKLYEYSSTSMKTLIERYHKTKEEHHQLGVSTSEVKYWQREAAMLRQQLQSLQENHRQMMGEELTGLSVKDLQNLENQLEISLRGVRMKKDQILMDEIQELNRKGNLIHQGNMELYKKVNLIRQENLELYQKVYGTKDAKGASSLTNGLGVGEDAVIPISLQLSQPQQQNLEAPEKATKLGLQLR from the exons ATGGGGAGAGGCAAGATTGTAATTAGGAGGATCGATAATTCGACGAGCAGACAGGTGACTTTCTCGAAGCGAAGGAGTGGACTGCTGAAGAAGGCGAAAGAACTGGCGATCCTTTGTGACGCCGATGTTGGAGTCATCATCTTCTCCAGCACCAGCAAGCTTTATGAATACTCCAGCACCAG CATGAAAACACTAATAGAACGATATCACAAGACAAAAGAGGAGCACCATCAGCTTGGGGTCTCGACTTCAGAAGTCAAG TACTGGCAAAGGGAAGCAGCAATGTTACGGCAACAACTGCAGAGCTTACAAGAAAATCATCG GCAGATGATGGGTGAAGAGCTGACTGGTCTGAGTGTCAAAGATCTACAGAATCTAGAAAACCAACTGGAGATAAGTCTCCGTGGTGTCCGTATGAAGAAG GATCAAATCTTAATGGATGAGATACAAGAACTAAACAGAAAG GGAAACCTAATTCACCAAGGCAATATGGAACTTTATAAGAAGGTAAACCTAATTCGTCAAGAAAATCTGGAATTATACCAAAAG GTCTATGGAACAAAGGATGCCAAGGGGGCAAGCAGTCTTACAAATGGCCTGGGTGTGGGAGAGGATGCAGTTATACCTATCAGCCTTCAACTCAGCCAACCACAACAACAAAACCTTGAGGCACCAGAAAAAGCAACAAAACTGGG ACTACAACTACGCTAG
- the LOC111788758 gene encoding MADS-box transcription factor 23-like isoform X1, whose amino-acid sequence MGRGKIVIRRIDNSTSRQVTFSKRRSGLLKKAKELAILCDADVGVIIFSSTSKLYEYSSTSMKTLIERYHKTKEEHHQLGVSTSEVKYWQREAAMLRQQLQSLQENHRQMMGEELTGLSVKDLQNLENQLEISLRGVRMKKDQILMDEIQELNRKGNLIHQGNMELYKKVNLIRQENLELYQKVYGTKDAKGASSLTNGLGVGEDAVIPISLQLSQPQQQNLEAPEKATKLGYSCDKMHKCSIMRTNELFQSQYSNLVLLMVAADYNYASKKRPYTNQEDVTHFGSRKRCEVANYLSINEFR is encoded by the exons ATGGGGAGAGGCAAGATTGTAATTAGGAGGATCGATAATTCGACGAGCAGACAGGTGACTTTCTCGAAGCGAAGGAGTGGACTGCTGAAGAAGGCGAAAGAACTGGCGATCCTTTGTGACGCCGATGTTGGAGTCATCATCTTCTCCAGCACCAGCAAGCTTTATGAATACTCCAGCACCAG CATGAAAACACTAATAGAACGATATCACAAGACAAAAGAGGAGCACCATCAGCTTGGGGTCTCGACTTCAGAAGTCAAG TACTGGCAAAGGGAAGCAGCAATGTTACGGCAACAACTGCAGAGCTTACAAGAAAATCATCG GCAGATGATGGGTGAAGAGCTGACTGGTCTGAGTGTCAAAGATCTACAGAATCTAGAAAACCAACTGGAGATAAGTCTCCGTGGTGTCCGTATGAAGAAG GATCAAATCTTAATGGATGAGATACAAGAACTAAACAGAAAG GGAAACCTAATTCACCAAGGCAATATGGAACTTTATAAGAAGGTAAACCTAATTCGTCAAGAAAATCTGGAATTATACCAAAAG GTCTATGGAACAAAGGATGCCAAGGGGGCAAGCAGTCTTACAAATGGCCTGGGTGTGGGAGAGGATGCAGTTATACCTATCAGCCTTCAACTCAGCCAACCACAACAACAAAACCTTGAGGCACCAGAAAAAGCAACAAAACTGGGGTACAGTTGCGACAAAATGCATAAATGTTCAATAATGCGTACAAATGAACTTTTCCAAAGTCAGTATTCCAATCTTGTTCTTTTGATGGTTGCAGCAGACTACAACTACGCTAGCAAAAAGAGACCTTACACCAACCAGGAAGATGTTACTCATTTTGGATCAAGAAAACGGTGTGAGGTTGCAAATTATCTTTCAATCAACGAATTCCGGTAG